GGACATGGGTGAGGCCGGGCTCCCCCCTTTTGAGGTCCGTGACGGTCGCCTCGGCTATCACCTGGGCGTGTCGCCCGCTTATCAGGGAGAGGGCATCCTCTCCAGTGGCATCGGGATGTCCTTGGAGGGTCCCCTTTTCCCTGACCTTCCCCAGGGCGGAACCCAGGTCGATCCCCGAGGGGTTCAGGAGAGCCCCCCTGCTCCTGGTAGCGATGAAGGTCACCCGGTACTCGAAACCATACCTTTGCTTCAGCATGTCCCTTTTCTCTTCGAGTATCTTTGCCAGTCCCTGTCCCACGTTTCCAAAACCCGCAAAACCCAGGTCCCATACATTTGAAAAAGCACCTCCCGTTCCATTCACACCTGGCTTATTCTATCCATAAAGATACTTCCTGCGCTCGGGGGATCCCCCGCCGATGAAATCACCCACGGGCTTCCCGGTTTTCCGTGGAACTACCGGCCCAAAGCAGGTTTGCTTTTGCGACTCGCGATTCACTTGTCTTTCCGTTGATCCTTCGCCTTTGAGTTTCCTCTCACCTTTCACGCT
The genomic region above belongs to Thermovirga sp. and contains:
- a CDS encoding homoserine dehydrogenase, producing the protein MNGTGGAFSNVWDLGFAGFGNVGQGLAKILEEKRDMLKQRYGFEYRVTFIATRSRGALLNPSGIDLGSALGKVREKGTLQGHPDATGEDALSLISGRHAQVIAEATVTDLKRGEPGLTHV